One Felis catus isolate Fca126 chromosome D1, F.catus_Fca126_mat1.0, whole genome shotgun sequence DNA segment encodes these proteins:
- the CD1H11orf68 gene encoding UPF0696 protein C11orf68 homolog isoform X3, whose amino-acid sequence MEPGEEMEEEDSPGGREDGFTAEHLAAEAMAADMDPWLVFDARTTPAAELDAWLAKYPPSQVTRYGDPGSPNSEPVGWIAAYGQGYVPNSGDVQGLQAAWEVLQTSGRPVTPSTLRQLAITHRVLSGKWLIHLAPGFKLDHAWAGIARAVVEGRLQVAKVSPRAREGGRQVICVYTDDFTDRLGVLEADAAIRAAGIKCLLTYKPDVYTYLGIYRANRWHLCPTLYESRFQLGGSARGSRVLDRANNVELT is encoded by the coding sequence ATGGAGCCTGGTGAAGAAATGGAGGAGGAAGACTCTCCAGGCGGCCGTGAGGATGGCTTCACTGCCGAGCACCTGGCCGCAGAGGCCATGGCAGCTGACATGGACCCCTGGCTGGTGTTTGATGCCCGCACCACACCTGCCGCTGAGCTGGATGCCTGGCTGGCCAAGTACCCGCCATCCCAAGTTACTCGCTATGGGGACCCTGGCTCACCCAACTCCGAGCCTGTGGGCTGGATTGCAGCGTATGGGCAGGGCTATGTCCCCAACTCGGGCGATGTGCAGGGCCTGCAGGCAGCCTGGGAGGTTCTGCAGACCAGCGGGCGGCCCGTCACACCGAGTACCCTGCGCCAGCTGGCCATCACCCATCGTGTGCTCTCTGGCAAGTGGCTGATACACCTGGCACCTGGCTTCAAGCTGGACCATGCCTGGGCTGGCATTGCTCGGGCCGTGGTCGAGGGCCGGCTTCAGGTGGCCAAGGTGAGCCCACGGGCCAGGGAGGGTGGGCGCCAGGTCATCTGTGTTTACACGGATGACTTCACGGACCGCTTGGGTGTACTGGAGGCGGATGCGGCCATCCGCGCGGCGGGCATTAAGTGCCTGCTCACCTACAAGCCTGACGTCTACACCTACCTGGGCATCTATCGGGCCAACCGTTGGCACCTGTGCCCCACTCTCTATGAGAGTCGTTTCCAGCTGGGGGGCAGTGCCCGCGGCTCCCGTGTGCTGGACCGCGCCAACAATGTGGAACTGACCTAG